The DNA window AATCCTGTCAGCATTCTCTTTAAGTTCGTAGTGATCCAGTATCTTCTGGATACCCTTGATATATTCAGGGTACATGTGCGTGGTCGGCGGATCCCTAGTTAGACCGAGTTTTTCGCGGGCAGCCCTGTTCACATCGTTGTTGGGAACGCCATGACCGGTCTTGTAGATAGCCAGAACGGTCTTCAAGAAGTTGATTGGAATGATATCCCGCTTGAATGCGAGGTTCCTCATCGCCATGATCACATCGGTCGGGGCAATATCTCGCGGGCATCGGTCTGTGCAGGAGTAACAGGTTGTGCAGAGCCAGAGATCCGGATCGGTCAGCGCTTCATCGTCGAGACCGAGCACTCCCTTCCGCATAAATTCACGGATCCGGTAGGTGCTCCGTGGCGCAGACGGGCAGCTGCCGGTGCAGGTTCCACACTGGAAGCACATGTGTGCCGTGGTCTTAGAAATATCCCTGATATCCTGGGTAAACTGAGGGTTTGTGTCAGATCCACGCATATAGCGGTCTCTCAGTTTCTCGTTTAATTTTGCGTCCGGGTAACCTTTTGATTGTGCCATTCTGACTACCTCATGCATTCCCGAGCATCTTCAGCCCAACTTCGCCCGGCTTCTCCTCTTTCACTACGGACGTCCGCCTGGTGAAGAGTTTGTCACGGACACGCTTGAAGAGGTCGGTCTCCTTGCCCTTCATCTTCAGTCCAGTCCTCTGCAGCACGATGATGTCCTCACCAGGGCACGCGTTCACACAGGCCCCACACTTGATGCAGAGGTCCTTGTTGACTGCAATCGTCCCCTCGACGGCTCCGACCATCTCACTTGCAGGCTTGGCCTCAGGCAGATAGATCGCATTTGCCGGACAGGTCTCGATACAGGTCGAACAGCCGCCAGGGCACTTTTCAGAGTGGAACTCGATCTCACCCTCGATCAGTTTCTCGATGGTGATCGCTTCGGTCGGGCAGTTGGTCGAGCACCAAGTGCAGGTGCAACAGTCTTCGTTAACGATCTGAACTTCTCCCTTCATCTTGTTCGAAGAGACCGTCCGCTCAACAGTGATCGCTTCGGCCGGGCACATGTCCGCACAGACCTTGCATCCGTCGCACTTGGTCTCGTCCCAGAGGACTTCACCTTCGACCTTGCCGGATCCAGCAGAGAATGCCTTGTGCTTGACCTCGATGGCCGTACAGAGTTCGCCACAGATACCACAGAGCGTGCACTTCTCATCGTCGACCTTGAAGGTGGTCGTGGATGCAAGGGCGCTCTGTCTCTTCGCTCCGTCCTCTTCTGTCCCTTCATATGCCGGGACATTCCGATCGATTGCATCCCGTGGGCAGACATCGTCACAGATCGTGCATCGGACACACTTCTCTGGATCGATCTTCATGGTCCGGTCATACTGCGGGAACCCTTCCTTCTCAACGATCGGGAGCCGTTCCTCACCGTCAACCTTCAGGGTCAGGGCATTGAACGGGCACATGCAGACGCAGACACCACAATACGAGCACTTGACCTCGTCGACATCGATCGGCGCTGCGTAGTCGATGGCGCCTCTCCGTGCTGCACCGACGAGTCCTAGGACGATCGCTTCCTCCGGGCACGCTTCGACACAGATACCAC is part of the Methanosphaerula palustris E1-9c genome and encodes:
- a CDS encoding 4Fe-4S binding protein translates to MTTMFPKFSKKREGDNVVMEQKLLQSVNNLILNAETCTGCGICVEACPEEAIVLGLVGAARRGAIDYAAPIDVDEVKCSYCGVCVCMCPFNALTLKVDGEERLPIVEKEGFPQYDRTMKIDPEKCVRCTICDDVCPRDAIDRNVPAYEGTEEDGAKRQSALASTTTFKVDDEKCTLCGICGELCTAIEVKHKAFSAGSGKVEGEVLWDETKCDGCKVCADMCPAEAITVERTVSSNKMKGEVQIVNEDCCTCTWCSTNCPTEAITIEKLIEGEIEFHSEKCPGGCSTCIETCPANAIYLPEAKPASEMVGAVEGTIAVNKDLCIKCGACVNACPGEDIIVLQRTGLKMKGKETDLFKRVRDKLFTRRTSVVKEEKPGEVGLKMLGNA
- the hdrC gene encoding CoB--CoM heterodisulfide reductase subunit C — protein: MAQSKGYPDAKLNEKLRDRYMRGSDTNPQFTQDIRDISKTTAHMCFQCGTCTGSCPSAPRSTYRIREFMRKGVLGLDDEALTDPDLWLCTTCYSCTDRCPRDIAPTDVIMAMRNLAFKRDIIPINFLKTVLAIYKTGHGVPNNDVNRAAREKLGLTRDPPTTHMYPEYIKGIQKILDHYELKENADRIIAENEG